A genomic region of Candidatus Pseudomonas phytovorans contains the following coding sequences:
- the leuA gene encoding 2-isopropylmalate synthase, with product MTMLKDPSKKYRAFPTIDLPDRTWPSKTITEPPIWCSSDLRDGNQSLIEPMDSEKKLRFWKTLVQVGVKEIEASFPSASQTDFDFVRTLIEDGHIPDDTTIQVLTQARDDLIARTFESLRGAKKAIVHLYNATSPSFRRIVFNQDKQGVKDIAVNAAKLFVKYAAQQPETHWTFQYSPETFSATEMEFAKEVCDAVIEVWNPTPEHKIILNLPATVEVSTPNIYADQIEWFCRNVSRRDSVLISLHCHNDRGTGIAATELGLMAGADRAEGCLFGNGERTGNVDLVTLALNLYTQGIDPLLDFSDIDGVRKVVEECNQLPVHPRHPYVGDLVHTAFSGSHQDAIRKGFAKQQEGERWEVPYLPIDPADIGRSYEAVIRVNSQSGKGGITYLLEQEYGISLPRRMQIEFSQVVQGETDRLGLEMTAQQIYSLLHKEYLQANAPYALVSHRLQEENGNSAVEVEVAGEGETTLHWRGKGNGALEALVAGLPISVEIMDYNEHAIGAGTNAKAAAYIELRVAGGRPVHGVGIDENITTASFKALFSALNRSLSQQEAKAA from the coding sequence ATGACCATGCTCAAAGACCCATCGAAGAAGTACCGCGCTTTCCCGACCATCGACCTGCCTGACCGTACCTGGCCGTCGAAAACCATCACCGAGCCACCCATCTGGTGCAGCTCCGACCTGCGTGATGGCAACCAGTCGCTGATCGAGCCGATGGATTCCGAGAAGAAGCTGCGTTTCTGGAAGACCTTGGTGCAGGTAGGCGTGAAGGAAATCGAAGCTTCGTTCCCGTCTGCCTCGCAGACCGATTTCGACTTCGTGCGCACCTTGATCGAAGACGGCCACATCCCGGACGACACCACCATCCAGGTGCTCACCCAGGCCCGCGACGACCTGATCGCCCGCACTTTCGAGTCGCTGCGCGGTGCGAAGAAGGCCATCGTCCACCTGTACAACGCCACCAGCCCGTCGTTCCGCCGCATTGTCTTCAACCAGGACAAGCAAGGCGTGAAGGACATCGCGGTAAACGCGGCCAAGCTGTTCGTCAAGTACGCTGCCCAGCAGCCAGAAACCCACTGGACCTTCCAGTACTCGCCAGAAACCTTCAGCGCTACCGAAATGGAGTTCGCCAAGGAAGTCTGCGACGCGGTCATCGAGGTGTGGAACCCGACGCCTGAGCACAAGATCATTCTCAACCTGCCGGCCACCGTGGAAGTCTCCACGCCGAACATCTACGCCGACCAGATCGAGTGGTTCTGCCGCAATGTCAGCCGCCGCGACAGCGTGCTCATCAGCCTGCACTGCCACAACGACCGTGGCACCGGTATCGCTGCCACCGAGCTGGGCCTGATGGCCGGGGCCGACCGCGCCGAAGGCTGCCTGTTCGGCAACGGCGAACGTACCGGTAACGTCGACCTGGTGACCTTGGCACTGAACCTCTACACCCAAGGCATCGACCCGTTGCTGGACTTCTCCGACATCGACGGTGTGCGCAAGGTGGTCGAAGAGTGCAACCAGCTGCCAGTGCACCCGCGTCACCCGTATGTGGGCGACCTGGTTCACACCGCGTTCTCCGGCTCGCACCAGGACGCCATCCGCAAGGGCTTTGCCAAGCAGCAGGAAGGCGAACGGTGGGAAGTGCCGTACCTGCCGATCGACCCGGCCGACATCGGCCGCAGCTACGAGGCGGTGATTCGCGTCAACAGCCAGTCGGGTAAAGGTGGCATCACCTACCTGCTCGAGCAGGAATACGGCATCAGCCTGCCACGCCGCATGCAGATCGAGTTCAGCCAGGTGGTACAGGGTGAAACCGACCGCCTGGGCCTGGAAATGACCGCCCAGCAGATCTACAGCCTGCTGCACAAGGAATACCTCCAGGCCAACGCCCCTTACGCCCTGGTCAGCCACCGCCTGCAGGAAGAAAACGGCAACAGCGCCGTAGAAGTGGAAGTAGCCGGTGAAGGCGAAACCACCCTGCACTGGCGCGGCAAGGGCAATGGCGCCCTGGAAGCGCTGGTGGCCGGCCTGCCGATCTCGGTTGAAATCATGGACTACAACGAGCACGCCATTGGTGCAGGCACCAATGCCAAAGCCGCAGCCTACATAGAACTGCGCGTAGCCGGTGGCCGCCCGGTGCATGGCGTGGGTATTGATGAAAACATCACCACGGCCAGCTTCAAGGCACTGTTCAGCGCGCTGAACCGCTCGCTGAGCCAGCAGGAAGCCAAAGCGGCCTGA
- a CDS encoding monalysin family beta-barrel pore-forming toxin — MSFIDQSMIKAIGDFPHKRGTYEIEKYLYGQNGKVNPGCWIFGDTVYGDLYLGNQNWGTYSTPILAYLEYLGMARVPGSVSHTEEVSTIEGFSRSFTSSLETEVALGVGFLGSAIGGKLTTSSTEGISKSHTRSQKIEMEGPGIFNFYQMHMAYAHCITGAGMFSDNFKYSQTKTYAKAGRDDRQDLCILTSVATSSIITVAAENSVEPLGWYEIQEAALMKGHNFPNNSGRWIFNYGAYYTPGNRY; from the coding sequence ATGAGTTTCATCGACCAAAGCATGATAAAAGCGATAGGCGATTTTCCCCACAAACGGGGTACTTACGAAATTGAAAAATATTTGTATGGACAGAATGGGAAGGTAAATCCCGGTTGTTGGATTTTTGGTGACACGGTGTACGGTGATTTGTATCTCGGTAACCAGAACTGGGGCACGTACTCGACACCCATTCTGGCGTATCTTGAATACTTGGGTATGGCGCGTGTTCCTGGCAGTGTGTCGCACACTGAAGAAGTTTCGACGATAGAAGGCTTCAGCAGGTCGTTCACCTCGTCACTGGAAACAGAAGTTGCGCTGGGTGTCGGATTTCTTGGCAGTGCAATCGGTGGAAAGTTGACAACCAGTTCAACCGAAGGTATTAGCAAATCCCATACGCGGTCCCAGAAAATTGAAATGGAAGGGCCGGGTATATTCAACTTTTATCAGATGCACATGGCCTATGCCCATTGTATTACCGGGGCTGGGATGTTCTCGGATAATTTCAAGTATTCACAGACAAAAACTTACGCTAAAGCAGGCAGGGATGACAGGCAAGACCTGTGCATTTTAACATCGGTTGCAACCAGTTCGATCATCACCGTAGCGGCTGAAAACTCGGTCGAGCCACTAGGGTGGTATGAAATTCAGGAGGCTGCCTTGATGAAGGGGCATAATTTCCCGAATAACAGTGGTCGGTGGATTTTCAACTATGGTGCTTACTATACGCCGGGTAATCGCTACTGA
- a CDS encoding bifunctional 4-hydroxy-2-oxoglutarate aldolase/2-dehydro-3-deoxy-phosphogluconate aldolase: MTTLERPQPKLSMADKAARIDAICEKARILPVITIAREQDILPLADALAAGGIRTLEVTLRSQHGLKAIQVLREQRPELCVGAGTVLDRSMFAAVEAAGAQFVVTPGITQDILEAGVASEIPLLPGISTPSEIMMGYALGYRRFKLFPAEISGGVAAIKAFGGPFGDIRFCPTGGVNPANVRNYMALANVMCVGGTWMLDSSWIKNGDWARIEACSAEAMALLDAN; encoded by the coding sequence ATGACCACCCTCGAACGCCCACAGCCAAAGCTCTCGATGGCCGACAAAGCCGCCCGGATAGACGCCATCTGCGAAAAGGCGCGCATCCTGCCGGTAATCACCATCGCCCGTGAGCAAGACATCCTGCCGCTGGCCGATGCCCTGGCCGCTGGCGGCATCCGTACCCTGGAAGTGACCCTGCGTTCGCAGCATGGGCTCAAAGCCATTCAGGTATTGCGTGAGCAGCGCCCGGAGTTGTGTGTAGGGGCCGGCACCGTACTTGATCGCAGCATGTTTGCCGCCGTCGAGGCTGCCGGTGCACAGTTCGTCGTTACCCCGGGCATTACCCAGGACATTCTCGAAGCGGGCGTGGCCAGTGAAATCCCGTTGCTGCCTGGTATCAGCACACCCTCCGAAATCATGATGGGCTATGCCTTGGGCTACCGCCGCTTCAAGCTGTTTCCGGCGGAGATCAGCGGCGGCGTGGCTGCGATCAAGGCCTTTGGCGGCCCGTTCGGCGACATTCGCTTTTGCCCAACCGGCGGCGTGAACCCGGCCAACGTGCGTAACTACATGGCGCTGGCCAATGTGATGTGCGTGGGCGGTACCTGGATGCTCGACAGCAGCTGGATCAAGAACGGCGACTGGGCGCGGATCGAGGCCTGCAGTGCGGAGGCGATGGCGCTGCTGGACGCCAACTGA
- the pgl gene encoding 6-phosphogluconolactonase produces MGISELKLPATVKVHDLADAKTLAATLAHDVAERLRAAIAAEGQACLVLSGGRSPVPFLEKLASEHLDWAKVTVSLADERWVPVEHADSNAGLLARHLLKDAAAKARFVGLYQQAENLDAAAGKADQALLALPPIDVLVLGMGDDGHTASLFPASPNLEAGLDPASPRRCLPLLAPSVPHQRLSMTRSLLASAAFTALSVQGPGKLATLRAALAGNDLTEMPIRAFLHDPLDIYWCP; encoded by the coding sequence ATGGGGATATCTGAACTGAAATTGCCGGCAACCGTGAAGGTTCACGACCTGGCGGACGCCAAGACGCTGGCTGCAACCCTGGCCCATGACGTGGCCGAGCGCCTTCGTGCAGCTATTGCTGCCGAAGGCCAAGCCTGTTTGGTGCTATCCGGTGGCCGCAGCCCGGTGCCATTCCTTGAGAAACTGGCCAGCGAACACCTGGACTGGGCCAAAGTCACCGTCAGCCTGGCCGATGAGCGCTGGGTGCCGGTGGAGCACGCTGACAGCAACGCAGGCCTGTTGGCTCGCCACCTGCTCAAGGACGCGGCGGCCAAGGCCCGCTTTGTCGGCCTGTATCAGCAGGCAGAAAACCTCGATGCCGCTGCTGGCAAGGCCGACCAGGCGCTGCTCGCACTGCCGCCAATCGATGTGCTGGTACTGGGCATGGGTGACGATGGCCATACCGCTTCGCTGTTCCCCGCCAGCCCCAACCTGGAAGCGGGCCTGGACCCGGCAAGCCCGCGTCGCTGCTTGCCACTGCTGGCGCCGAGCGTGCCGCACCAGCGCCTGTCGATGACCCGTTCGCTGCTGGCCAGCGCCGCCTTCACAGCGCTGTCCGTGCAAGGGCCGGGCAAACTCGCTACCCTGCGCGCCGCGCTGGCTGGCAACGACCTTACTGAAATGCCGATTCGCGCTTTTCTTCACGACCCCCTGGACATCTACTGGTGCCCATGA
- the zwf gene encoding glucose-6-phosphate dehydrogenase: MAAISVEPCTFALFGALGDLALRKLFPALYQLDRANLLHPDTRLLALAREAGSAQEHLNSIEGHLRRHVPEADIEPAALGRFLARLSYQHLDFLQPEGYQALAEQLPGELPLIAYFATAAAVYGAICENLDKAGLAARTRVVLEKPIGHDLESSRRVNDAVARFFPENRVYRIDHYLGKETVQNLIALRFANSLFETQWNQNSISHVEITVAEKVGIEGRWGYFDKAGQLRDMIQNHLLQLLCLIAMDPPSELSADAIRDEKVKVLKALAPITGDGLSTRVVRGQYIAGYSDGKPVPGYLEEDNANAQSDTETFVALRADIRNWRWSGVPFYLRTGKRMPQKLSQIVIHFKETPHYIFAPEQRLQIGNKLIIRLQPDEGISLRVMTKEQGLDKGMQLRSGPLQLNFSDTWRSTRIPDAYERLLLEVMRGNQNLFVRKDEIEYAWTWCDQLIAGWRNAGDAPKPYAAGSWGPMSSIALITRDGRAWYGDI, from the coding sequence ATGGCTGCTATCAGTGTCGAACCTTGCACTTTTGCCCTGTTTGGCGCCCTCGGTGACCTGGCATTGCGCAAGCTGTTTCCCGCGCTCTACCAGCTCGACCGGGCCAACCTGCTGCACCCCGACACACGCCTGCTGGCGCTGGCCCGCGAGGCGGGCAGTGCGCAGGAGCACCTGAACAGTATCGAAGGCCACCTGCGCCGGCATGTGCCCGAGGCCGATATCGAGCCCGCAGCATTGGGCCGCTTCCTCGCCCGGTTGAGCTACCAGCACCTGGACTTCCTGCAACCCGAGGGTTATCAGGCCCTGGCCGAGCAGTTGCCGGGTGAACTGCCGCTGATTGCGTATTTCGCCACGGCGGCAGCGGTGTACGGCGCCATCTGCGAAAACCTCGACAAGGCCGGGCTTGCCGCGCGTACCCGGGTGGTGCTGGAAAAACCAATCGGCCACGACCTGGAGTCGTCGCGTCGGGTCAACGATGCCGTGGCGCGGTTCTTCCCTGAAAACCGGGTTTACCGTATCGACCATTATCTGGGCAAAGAGACGGTGCAGAACCTGATTGCCCTGCGGTTCGCCAACAGCCTGTTTGAAACCCAGTGGAACCAGAATTCCATCTCCCATGTGGAGATTACCGTCGCCGAAAAGGTGGGTATCGAAGGCCGCTGGGGCTATTTCGACAAGGCCGGCCAGCTGCGCGACATGATCCAGAACCACCTGCTGCAGTTGCTGTGCCTGATCGCCATGGACCCGCCCAGCGAACTGTCGGCCGATGCCATCCGCGACGAAAAGGTGAAAGTGCTGAAGGCACTGGCACCGATCACAGGCGATGGTTTGAGCACCCGTGTGGTGCGTGGTCAGTACATTGCCGGCTACAGCGATGGCAAGCCGGTGCCAGGTTACCTGGAAGAAGACAACGCCAACGCCCAGAGCGACACGGAAACCTTCGTTGCCCTGCGCGCCGACATTCGCAACTGGCGCTGGTCGGGCGTGCCGTTCTACCTGCGCACTGGCAAACGCATGCCGCAGAAGCTGTCGCAGATCGTCATCCACTTCAAGGAAACGCCGCACTACATCTTCGCCCCGGAACAGCGTTTGCAAATCGGTAACAAGCTGATCATTCGCCTGCAACCGGATGAGGGCATTTCTTTACGGGTGATGACCAAGGAGCAGGGCCTGGACAAAGGCATGCAACTGCGCAGCGGCCCGTTGCAGCTTAATTTTTCCGACACCTGGCGCAGCACGCGGATTCCGGATGCCTACGAGCGCCTGTTGCTCGAAGTGATGCGTGGCAACCAGAACCTGTTCGTGCGCAAGGACGAAATCGAATATGCCTGGACGTGGTGCGACCAGTTGATCGCCGGCTGGCGTAATGCAGGCGATGCGCCCAAGCCTTACGCGGCGGGCTCCTGGGGGCCGATGAGCTCGATAGCATTGATCACACGTGATGGGAGGGCGTGGTATGGGGATATCTGA
- the hexR gene encoding DNA-binding transcriptional regulator HexR codes for MRNLLEQIQGRLDELNKAERKVAEVILLNPQQATRFSIAALAQAAKVSEPTVNRFCRSFGVSGYPELKLQLAQSLASGAAYVSRAVEADDDPAAYTQKIFASAIASLDSACQQLDSQQVSRAVDMMIQARQIHFFGLGASAPVALDAQHKFFRFNLAVSAHADVLMQRMLASVAHTGDLFVIISYTGRTRELVEVARVARENGASVLGLTAAGSPLANACSLSLHIPLPEDTDIYMPMTSRIIQLTVLDVLATGMTLRRGVDFQPHLRKIKESLNASRYPIEDDELN; via the coding sequence GTGCGAAACCTCCTGGAACAGATCCAGGGACGCCTCGACGAGCTGAACAAGGCCGAACGCAAAGTCGCCGAAGTCATTCTGCTCAACCCGCAACAAGCCACCCGCTTCAGCATTGCTGCGCTGGCCCAGGCGGCCAAAGTCAGCGAACCGACCGTCAACCGCTTCTGCCGCTCGTTTGGCGTTAGCGGCTACCCCGAACTCAAGCTGCAACTGGCGCAAAGCCTGGCCAGCGGCGCCGCCTACGTCAGCCGCGCGGTGGAGGCCGACGATGACCCGGCAGCCTACACCCAGAAGATCTTCGCCAGTGCCATCGCCTCGCTCGACAGCGCCTGCCAACAGCTTGACTCGCAACAAGTCAGCCGCGCTGTGGACATGATGATCCAGGCCCGGCAGATCCACTTCTTCGGCCTCGGCGCCTCGGCCCCGGTGGCCCTGGATGCACAGCACAAGTTCTTCCGCTTCAACCTGGCCGTATCGGCCCACGCCGACGTGCTGATGCAACGCATGCTGGCCTCGGTGGCCCACACCGGTGACCTGTTTGTGATCATTTCCTACACCGGGCGCACCCGCGAACTGGTCGAAGTAGCACGCGTGGCACGCGAAAACGGTGCCTCGGTACTGGGCCTGACAGCAGCAGGCTCGCCGCTGGCCAATGCCTGCAGCCTGAGCCTGCACATTCCACTGCCGGAAGACACCGACATCTACATGCCGATGACCTCACGGATTATCCAGCTGACCGTGCTCGATGTGCTGGCCACCGGCATGACCCTGCGCCGTGGCGTGGATTTCCAGCCGCACCTGCGCAAGATCAAGGAAAGCCTGAACGCCAGCCGCTACCCGATCGAGGACGACGAACTCAACTGA
- a CDS encoding D-hexose-6-phosphate mutarotase codes for MPEHPLHRFFSSQRPRPTFEWERYQQRDVLIIDHPRCQAVFSRQGAQLLHFQPAGERPWLWCAEQWPQVGAIRGGVPVCWPWYGRHPSEDLWPAHGWARLLDWKLVDSREDEEGVTLKWRLDLCDWQVDLHARLGNRMELSLSTEHQDSEPCQLSHALLAYWRISNVSEIALSGLEDVEGYDRLNRQACREDGALKLNGGCQRVYPGTPRVQLQDPAWQRELCIDTGDSDDTVVWHPGNRPLMGVTGRETQRFVCVEAASGSGEGLSLAPGQRAHLRLQAHRLS; via the coding sequence ATGCCCGAACATCCGCTCCATCGCTTCTTTTCCTCGCAGCGGCCAAGGCCGACATTCGAGTGGGAGCGTTACCAGCAGCGCGATGTGCTGATCATCGATCACCCCCGTTGCCAGGCGGTATTCAGCCGCCAGGGCGCGCAGCTGCTGCACTTTCAGCCGGCAGGTGAGCGGCCTTGGCTGTGGTGCGCCGAGCAGTGGCCACAGGTTGGAGCGATCCGTGGCGGCGTGCCGGTGTGCTGGCCGTGGTATGGGCGCCACCCCAGCGAAGATTTGTGGCCGGCCCATGGTTGGGCGCGCCTGCTGGACTGGAAGCTGGTCGACAGCCGTGAAGACGAGGAGGGCGTAACCCTGAAGTGGCGCCTGGACTTGTGCGACTGGCAGGTTGACCTGCACGCAAGGCTCGGTAACCGCATGGAACTGAGCCTGAGCACCGAGCACCAAGACAGCGAACCTTGCCAACTGAGCCATGCACTGCTGGCGTACTGGCGCATCAGTAACGTGTCTGAGATAGCGCTGTCTGGGCTGGAGGATGTCGAAGGTTATGACCGCCTCAACCGCCAGGCCTGCCGTGAAGATGGCGCGCTGAAGCTCAACGGCGGATGTCAGAGGGTTTACCCGGGCACGCCGCGGGTGCAGCTACAGGATCCGGCCTGGCAGCGCGAGCTGTGCATCGATACCGGTGACAGCGACGACACCGTCGTCTGGCACCCCGGCAACCGACCACTGATGGGCGTGACCGGCCGTGAAACGCAGCGCTTCGTCTGCGTCGAGGCCGCCAGCGGCAGTGGCGAAGGCCTGAGCCTGGCACCGGGGCAGCGTGCCCATTTGCGCTTGCAGGCACACCGGCTCAGTTGA
- a CDS encoding carbohydrate porin has product MEQRKRIRTLGSLALLAVVGSSGAQAAEAFSSESKWMTGDWGGARTELLDKGYDFTLDYVGEVAGNLHGGYNDDKTARYSDQFALGAHLDLQKIFGWHDAEFKLAITERSGRNLSNDRISDPRAGQFSSVQEVWGRGQTWRLTQMWIKQKYFDGALDVKFGRFGEGEDFNSFPCDFQNLAFCGSQVGNWVGGIWYNWPVSQWALRVKYNITPEFFVQVGAFEQNPSNLETGNGFKLSGSGTKGAILPVEAVWSPKVNGLPGEYRLGYYYSTAKADDVFDDVNGNPQALSGGAFKSHSSKHGWWVVAQQQVTAHAGDVNRGLSLFANFTVHDKATNVVDNYQQVGLVYKGAFDARPKDDIGFGVARIHVNDDVKKRAELLNAQSGISDYDNPGFVPLQRTEYNAELYYGFHVTNWLTVRPNLQYIKSPGGVDEVDNALVAGLKIQSSF; this is encoded by the coding sequence ATGGAACAGCGCAAACGTATCAGGACATTGGGCTCGCTGGCATTGCTTGCCGTGGTCGGCAGCAGCGGCGCGCAGGCTGCCGAAGCCTTCTCCAGCGAGTCGAAATGGATGACCGGTGACTGGGGAGGGGCCCGCACCGAGTTGCTGGACAAGGGCTACGACTTCACCCTCGACTACGTCGGCGAGGTGGCGGGTAACCTGCACGGCGGTTACAACGACGACAAGACTGCACGCTACAGCGACCAGTTCGCCCTTGGCGCGCACCTGGATTTGCAGAAGATTTTTGGCTGGCACGATGCCGAATTCAAGCTGGCAATCACCGAGCGCAGCGGTCGCAACCTTTCCAACGACCGCATCAGCGATCCCCGCGCCGGGCAGTTCAGCTCGGTGCAGGAGGTGTGGGGCCGTGGCCAGACCTGGCGCCTGACCCAGATGTGGATCAAGCAGAAATACTTCGACGGTGCCCTGGACGTGAAATTCGGCCGCTTCGGCGAGGGCGAAGACTTCAACAGTTTCCCGTGCGACTTCCAGAACCTGGCCTTCTGCGGCTCGCAGGTGGGCAACTGGGTCGGTGGCATCTGGTACAACTGGCCGGTCAGCCAGTGGGCGCTGCGGGTGAAGTACAACATCACCCCGGAATTCTTCGTCCAGGTCGGTGCCTTCGAGCAGAACCCGTCCAACCTGGAAACCGGCAACGGCTTCAAGCTAAGCGGCAGCGGCACCAAGGGCGCGATCCTGCCGGTGGAGGCGGTCTGGTCACCCAAGGTCAACGGCCTGCCGGGCGAGTACCGCCTGGGCTACTACTACAGCACGGCCAAGGCCGACGATGTGTTCGATGACGTCAATGGCAACCCGCAGGCGTTGAGCGGCGGGGCCTTCAAGTCGCACTCCAGCAAGCACGGCTGGTGGGTGGTGGCGCAGCAGCAGGTCACCGCCCATGCGGGTGACGTCAACCGCGGCCTCAGCCTGTTCGCCAACTTCACCGTGCACGACAAGGCTACCAACGTGGTCGACAACTACCAGCAGGTGGGGCTGGTCTACAAGGGCGCCTTCGACGCCAGGCCCAAGGATGACATCGGCTTTGGTGTAGCGCGTATTCATGTGAATGACGACGTGAAGAAACGCGCCGAACTGCTCAACGCCCAGAGCGGCATCAGCGATTACGACAACCCAGGCTTCGTGCCGCTGCAGCGCACCGAGTACAACGCCGAGCTCTACTACGGCTTCCACGTCACCAACTGGCTGACCGTGCGGCCCAACCTGCAGTACATCAAGAGCCCGGGTGGGGTGGATGAAGTGGACAACGCGCTGGTCGCAGGTTTGAAGATTCAGTCGTCATTCTGA
- the ugpC gene encoding sn-glycerol-3-phosphate ABC transporter ATP-binding protein UgpC produces MATLELRNVNKTYGSGLPDTLKDIQLSIKDGEFLILVGPSGCGKSTLMNCIAGLEQITGGAILIDEQDVSGMSPKDRDIAMVFQSYALYPTMSVRENIEFGLKIRKMPQAAIDEEVARVAKLLQIEHLLARKPAQLSGGQQQRVAMGRALARRPKIYLFDEPLSNLDAKLRVEMRTEMKLMHQRLKTTTVYVTHDQIEAMTLGDKVAVMKDGIIQQFGTPQQIYNDPANQFVASFIGSPPMNFIPVRLKQQDGRLLALLDSGQARCELPLGLAAGELDGREIILGIRPEQIALGAVEGNGLPGIRAEVQVTEPTGPDLLVFVTLNQTKVCCRLAPDVACRVGDNLNLQFDPARVLLFDADSGERLHLGSAGAAVKDNVAHFKGR; encoded by the coding sequence ATGGCAACGCTCGAACTTCGCAATGTGAACAAGACCTACGGCAGCGGCTTGCCGGATACCCTCAAGGACATTCAGCTGTCGATCAAGGATGGCGAGTTCCTGATCCTGGTCGGCCCCTCTGGCTGCGGCAAATCGACCTTGATGAACTGCATCGCCGGCCTGGAGCAGATCACCGGTGGTGCAATTCTTATCGACGAGCAGGACGTCAGTGGCATGAGCCCCAAGGACCGTGACATCGCCATGGTGTTCCAGTCCTACGCGCTGTACCCGACCATGAGCGTGCGCGAGAACATCGAGTTTGGCCTGAAGATCCGCAAGATGCCGCAGGCGGCCATCGACGAAGAGGTGGCGCGGGTGGCCAAGCTGCTGCAGATCGAACACCTGCTGGCGCGCAAGCCGGCCCAGCTGTCCGGTGGCCAGCAGCAACGGGTAGCCATGGGCCGGGCGCTGGCGCGGCGGCCGAAGATCTACCTGTTTGATGAGCCGCTGTCCAACCTCGATGCCAAGCTGCGGGTCGAGATGCGCACCGAAATGAAGCTGATGCACCAGCGCCTGAAGACTACCACCGTGTACGTCACCCATGACCAGATCGAGGCCATGACCCTGGGTGACAAGGTGGCGGTAATGAAAGACGGCATCATTCAGCAGTTCGGGACCCCGCAGCAGATCTACAACGACCCGGCCAACCAGTTTGTCGCCAGCTTCATCGGTTCGCCGCCGATGAATTTCATCCCGGTGCGCCTGAAGCAACAGGATGGTCGCTTGCTGGCGCTGCTCGACAGCGGGCAGGCGCGCTGCGAGCTGCCCTTGGGGTTGGCCGCTGGCGAACTGGATGGCCGCGAGATCATCCTCGGCATCCGCCCTGAACAGATCGCCTTGGGTGCAGTGGAGGGGAATGGCTTGCCGGGTATTCGCGCCGAGGTACAGGTCACCGAGCCCACCGGGCCGGACCTGCTGGTGTTTGTCACCCTTAACCAGACCAAAGTCTGCTGCCGCCTGGCGCCGGATGTGGCGTGCCGGGTCGGTGACAATCTGAATCTGCAATTCGACCCGGCCCGGGTGCTGCTGTTCGACGCCGACAGCGGTGAGCGCCTGCATCTGGGCAGCGCTGGCGCCGCGGTAAAGGACAACGTCGCTCACTTTAAAGGCCGTTGA
- a CDS encoding carbohydrate ABC transporter permease has product MHSPVDKPALSPSRIAIHAVLLIAVLLYLVPLVVMLLTSFKTPEDISTGNLLSWPAVITGIGWVKAWATVNGYFWNSIMITVPAVLISTTVGALNGYVLSMWRFRGSQLFFGLLLFGCFLPFQTVLLPASFTLGKLGLASTTGGLVLVHVVYGLAFTTLFFRNFYVSIPDALVKAARLDGAGFFTIFRRIILPMSTPTIMVCLIWQFTQIWNDFLFGVVFSSGDSQPITVALNNLVNTSTGAKEYNVDMAAAMIAGLPTLLVYVVAGKYFVRGLTAGAVKG; this is encoded by the coding sequence ATGCATAGCCCTGTCGACAAACCGGCACTCAGCCCGAGCCGCATTGCCATCCACGCGGTGTTGCTGATCGCTGTGCTGCTGTACCTGGTGCCCTTGGTGGTGATGTTGCTCACCAGCTTCAAGACCCCCGAAGACATCAGCACCGGCAACCTGCTGAGCTGGCCAGCGGTGATTACCGGCATTGGCTGGGTCAAGGCCTGGGCCACGGTCAACGGTTACTTCTGGAACTCGATCATGATCACAGTCCCAGCGGTGCTGATCTCCACCACCGTTGGCGCGCTGAACGGCTATGTGCTGTCGATGTGGCGTTTCCGTGGCTCGCAGCTGTTCTTCGGCCTGCTGCTTTTCGGCTGCTTCCTGCCGTTCCAGACGGTGCTGCTGCCGGCCTCGTTCACTCTCGGCAAGCTGGGCCTGGCGAGCACCACAGGCGGCCTAGTGCTGGTGCATGTGGTGTATGGGCTGGCTTTTACCACGCTGTTTTTCCGCAATTTCTACGTGAGCATCCCCGATGCGCTGGTCAAGGCCGCGCGCCTGGACGGTGCCGGGTTCTTCACCATCTTCCGGCGCATCATTCTGCCGATGTCTACGCCGACCATCATGGTCTGCCTGATCTGGCAGTTCACTCAGATCTGGAACGATTTCCTGTTTGGCGTGGTGTTCTCCAGTGGTGATTCGCAACCGATCACCGTGGCCCTGAACAACCTGGTCAATACCAGCACCGGGGCCAAGGAATACAACGTCGACATGGCGGCAGCGATGATCGCCGGCCTGCCAACCCTGCTGGTCTATGTGGTGGCAGGCAAATATTTCGTCCGCGGGCTGACGGCTGGCGCGGTCAAGGGGTAA